In Anaerolineales bacterium, the genomic window ACCCGCCGGGAGCGCCTGGCTGTGCTCGAAGTGCACAGTGCCCAGACGGCGGGACTCTTGACCGAGCGCACCCGCCGGCAGCTGGTCGCCGCTCAGCGACGCCAGGCCCCGCACATCCAGGCGACCGAGCCCGGGGAGCTGGTGTGCGTAGACACGTTGTACATCGGCAAGCTGAGGGGTGTGGGCAAGGTTTGGCAATGCTGTCATCATCGGTGGTAGAAGTCCCTAAGTCATCGGTTTAGAAAGTCCCCTGAACATCGGTATCGATGTACCTTCCTGGGCAGCTACCACGGGCAGGTAGGCATGCTGAGGAAGGAGGACTTCGCTGTGATCAAGGCCTGTATGTTGTCATACCAAATGGGACATCAGGAGCGATTTGC contains:
- a CDS encoding helix-turn-helix domain-containing protein, whose translation is MAYGRDGLHPRRQGPRRGRPPRLSVQAERAILALTWPTWGPAQLVNQLDRPEHGGLRAAPSTIYRLLRRMGRQTRRERLAVLEVHSAQTAGLLTERTRRQLVAAQRRQAPHIQATEPGELVCVDTLYIGKLRGVGKVWQCCHHRW